In Pseudomonadota bacterium, the following proteins share a genomic window:
- a CDS encoding epoxyqueuosine reductase QueH, producing the protein MEGSAKKVLLHICCAPCSIYTLKRLRAEGAEVSGYFYNPNIHPYTEFLKRLQTLKNYAGISLLPLTVDKSYDLETFLKGALEYGKDRCLFCYRMRLEKTFQKGAGEGFDAVTTTLLYSRYQRHDDIKAIGEELSGSYGIEFLYEDFRKGWKEGVEESKRLNMYRQQYCGCIFSERDRFERG; encoded by the coding sequence ATGGAAGGGAGCGCAAAAAAGGTTCTGTTACATATCTGCTGCGCTCCCTGCAGCATATATACGCTGAAAAGGCTGAGGGCTGAGGGCGCTGAGGTGTCAGGTTATTTTTATAACCCCAACATCCATCCCTACACAGAATTTCTCAAAAGGCTGCAGACGCTGAAAAATTACGCCGGCATCTCTCTTCTTCCACTCACTGTTGATAAAAGCTACGATCTTGAAACCTTCCTGAAGGGCGCCCTTGAATACGGGAAAGACAGGTGTCTTTTCTGCTACAGAATGAGGTTGGAGAAGACCTTTCAGAAGGGTGCTGGAGAGGGGTTTGATGCGGTTACTACCACTCTTCTTTACAGCAGATACCAGCGGCATGATGATATAAAAGCTATCGGCGAAGAATTATCCGGCTCATACGGTATAGAGTTCCTGTATGAGGATTTCAGGAAGGGCTGGAAGGAGGGGGTCGAGGAATCAAAAAGGTTGAATATGTACAGGCAGCAATACTGTGGATGCATATTCAGCGAAAGGGACAGGTTTGAGAGGGGATAG
- the ppdK gene encoding pyruvate, phosphate dikinase: MAKTKHVYFFGGKKAEAGEKLRNLVGGKGAGLADMVNLGIPVPPGFTITTEACVYFYQNGMTFPDGLREQVVEDMKKVEKVMEMDFGDQKNPLLFSVRSGARVSMPGMMDTVLNLGLNDKTVKGLAKLTKNERFAYDCYRRFVQMYGDVVLGLKPESKDERDPFEEVIEAKKKEKKVKFDTELMVEDLKDLVARFKKLIKTKLKVDFPEDPWEQLWGAIGAVFKSWNTERAIAYRELNGIPDTWGTAVNVQCMVFGNMGEGSGTGVAFTRSPATGENEFYGEYLLNAQGEDVVSGIRTPLPINKKQKTDKSVKSLEEVMPDIYDQLIEIRGRLEKNYREMQDVEFTIQKGKLWMLQTRNGKRTAFAEFKIAIDMVKEGLITKEEALMRVKPDQLSQLMRPIFDPKDTEKALKAGNMVAKGLNAGPGAATGKVVFNAEDAEAWAGRGEEVILVRIETSPEDLRGMNAAQGILTSTGGVSSHAALVARQMGKVCVAGCGELDIDYKKKTIKTKGKTIKEGDYISIDGTTGEVFAGRIKTIPSEILRVLVDKTLKPKDSPIYKDFELLMKWADSVRRLGIRTNADEPKQAEIAVAFGAEGIGLCRTEHMFFEGERIDAVREMIVADDLEGRKKALNKILPMQKEDFIGLFKVMNGRPVTIRTLDPPLHEFLPHTEKEIKTLAKKSGTPYETLVAKIQSLHEANPMLGHRGCRLGIVFPEITEMQARAIFEAACEVKMAGINVKPEVMIPLVGYVSELALQKEVVERVAKEVMEKCGVKLDYMVGTMIEVPRAVVAAGEIAKVAEFFSFGTNDLTQTTMGMSRDDAVKFLRYYIEHDVIPYDPFQRIDEDGVGELMKMAVERGRKTRKGLKIGICGEHGGEPNSVEFCHRIGLDYVSCSPYRVTVAKLAAARAAIKDKK, translated from the coding sequence ATGGCGAAGACAAAACATGTGTATTTCTTTGGCGGCAAGAAGGCAGAAGCAGGGGAGAAACTGAGGAACCTTGTCGGCGGTAAGGGCGCTGGCCTTGCCGATATGGTCAATCTTGGCATACCGGTTCCACCGGGTTTTACCATCACTACAGAGGCATGTGTCTATTTTTATCAGAACGGGATGACTTTTCCTGACGGGCTCAGGGAACAGGTAGTCGAGGATATGAAAAAGGTCGAAAAGGTTATGGAAATGGATTTCGGTGATCAGAAAAATCCTCTCCTCTTTTCCGTGCGTTCCGGGGCAAGAGTCAGCATGCCGGGCATGATGGATACCGTACTTAACCTGGGCTTAAATGATAAGACGGTAAAGGGCCTTGCCAAGCTTACGAAAAACGAGCGCTTTGCTTACGACTGTTACAGGAGGTTCGTGCAGATGTACGGAGACGTTGTCCTCGGACTCAAGCCGGAGAGCAAGGACGAACGTGATCCCTTTGAAGAGGTTATTGAAGCGAAGAAGAAAGAGAAAAAGGTCAAGTTCGATACGGAATTAATGGTGGAGGACTTGAAGGATCTTGTGGCACGCTTCAAAAAGCTCATAAAGACAAAACTGAAAGTCGATTTTCCTGAGGACCCCTGGGAGCAGTTGTGGGGCGCCATCGGCGCAGTCTTTAAATCATGGAACACGGAGAGGGCCATCGCATACAGGGAACTGAACGGCATCCCCGACACCTGGGGCACGGCGGTAAATGTCCAGTGCATGGTATTCGGTAATATGGGTGAGGGCTCCGGCACAGGTGTAGCTTTCACAAGAAGTCCGGCAACCGGTGAGAACGAGTTCTATGGGGAGTATCTCCTCAACGCACAGGGCGAAGACGTGGTCTCAGGCATCCGGACACCCCTTCCGATTAACAAAAAGCAGAAAACAGACAAGTCTGTCAAATCCCTTGAAGAGGTTATGCCGGATATATATGACCAACTCATAGAAATTCGGGGAAGACTTGAGAAGAATTACCGGGAGATGCAGGACGTGGAATTTACCATACAGAAAGGGAAACTCTGGATGCTCCAGACGAGGAACGGGAAGAGGACGGCATTTGCTGAATTCAAGATTGCAATTGATATGGTCAAGGAGGGTTTGATCACAAAAGAAGAGGCCCTCATGAGGGTGAAACCCGACCAGTTGAGCCAGTTGATGCGGCCCATCTTTGATCCGAAAGATACAGAGAAGGCCCTGAAGGCGGGGAATATGGTGGCCAAAGGCTTAAACGCCGGTCCAGGGGCTGCCACCGGAAAGGTTGTATTCAATGCTGAAGACGCCGAGGCATGGGCAGGCCGCGGGGAGGAGGTCATCCTTGTAAGGATAGAGACATCTCCTGAAGATCTCCGCGGCATGAATGCTGCCCAGGGCATCCTTACATCCACGGGCGGTGTATCCAGTCACGCTGCGCTGGTGGCAAGACAGATGGGTAAAGTGTGCGTTGCCGGGTGCGGTGAGCTCGATATCGATTACAAGAAGAAGACGATTAAGACAAAAGGAAAAACAATTAAGGAAGGCGACTACATCTCTATCGACGGCACAACAGGCGAGGTCTTTGCAGGTCGGATAAAGACGATACCTTCCGAGATATTGAGAGTTCTTGTTGACAAAACACTGAAGCCGAAGGATTCCCCCATTTATAAGGATTTTGAACTGCTCATGAAATGGGCGGACAGTGTCAGGAGACTCGGCATAAGGACAAATGCCGATGAGCCCAAGCAGGCCGAAATTGCCGTTGCCTTCGGAGCCGAGGGTATAGGCCTTTGCAGAACGGAGCATATGTTTTTCGAAGGTGAGCGGATCGACGCAGTGAGGGAGATGATTGTGGCCGACGACCTGGAAGGGAGAAAAAAGGCCCTCAACAAGATTCTTCCCATGCAGAAGGAGGACTTCATAGGCCTCTTCAAGGTGATGAACGGACGTCCCGTCACCATCCGGACCCTTGACCCGCCTCTCCATGAGTTTCTGCCTCACACGGAAAAAGAGATAAAGACGCTGGCAAAGAAGAGCGGGACCCCCTATGAGACCCTTGTTGCGAAGATACAGAGCCTCCATGAGGCAAACCCGATGCTGGGGCATAGGGGTTGCAGGCTTGGTATCGTATTCCCTGAGATCACCGAGATGCAGGCGAGGGCTATTTTTGAGGCTGCCTGTGAGGTAAAGATGGCCGGCATCAATGTGAAGCCCGAGGTGATGATACCTCTGGTCGGCTATGTAAGCGAACTTGCCCTCCAGAAAGAGGTTGTCGAAAGGGTGGCAAAAGAGGTGATGGAAAAGTGCGGTGTAAAGTTAGACTACATGGTGGGTACCATGATTGAAGTACCGAGAGCTGTCGTTGCTGCCGGTGAGATTGCGAAGGTGGCTGAGTTTTTCTCCTTTGGCACCAATGACCTTACACAGACCACGATGGGCATGAGCAGGGACGATGCCGTAAAGTTCCTGCGTTACTATATTGAGCATGATGTTATTCCTTATGACCCATTCCAGAGGATCGATGAGGACGGCGTCGGGGAACTTATGAAGATGGCCGTTGAACGGGGGCGAAAGACGAGAAAAGGTCTGAAGATAGGCATATGCGGTGAGCACGGCGGTGAGCCGAATTCAGTGGAGTTCTGTCACAGGATCGGCCTTGACTACGTGAGTTGTTCGCCTTACAGGGTGACAGTTGCAAAACTTGCCGCAGCCCGGGCAGCCATAAAAGACAAGAAGTAA
- the glyS gene encoding glycine--tRNA ligase subunit beta, which translates to MSDLLLEIGTEEIPARFIEPEKEGLLKLLQDGFNNLRVSYGNIEILATPRRMAAFVYDVAEKQEESVTIKFGPPYNRAFDESGNPTKAATGFARSQGVNVEDLKKGVKDGVEFITVEKVETGRPTKDMLPGLFQDAISRIPFQKRMRWGSESFEYARPIQWLLALFGEAPIKFIVADVKSGNVTYGHRFLSKGPVGIGNPSEYIEKLKNNHIIVNEQERMDIILKGIAGIEEETGGQAIRDNSLIKEILYITEYPYPLRGSFEEVFLAIPKEVLVNVMKSHQRYIPIEDKNGNLMPYFIFFANTIPAEDKNVVKGNEKVLRARLADARFFFEEDKKVKLYDLYEKLSSIVFHVKLGTLKQKTDRVTKIARHLSAVLNFEGTAHIERATRMMKADLLTHMVGEFPELQGIMGRIYAKNQGEDDNVARAIEEHYLPSGGNGALPQSPLGALVSIADKIDSLTSFFSVGITPTGNLDPFALRRQALGIIKIAIDKKLHIPMEALIKIAYDSGDGIQKRLSFEETRDALFDFFITRFKFAMIEENHNQEFVESVLPCVAQDIYDGYVRLITLETQQSIEDFKKLMVGFKRAYNITKSLTEDLAIDTSLLEEKEEKTLFNLYESKKEAFFSSMNERKYDHSLSVLVGFKESIDNYFDKVFVMDKDEAIKNNRLALLKKIKDMFLTYGDFSKIRIE; encoded by the coding sequence ATGAGCGACCTTTTACTTGAAATCGGTACCGAGGAGATTCCTGCACGGTTTATTGAGCCCGAAAAGGAAGGTCTCCTGAAATTATTGCAGGATGGGTTTAATAACCTCAGGGTCAGCTACGGTAATATTGAGATCCTGGCTACGCCGCGAAGGATGGCTGCTTTTGTCTATGATGTAGCCGAAAAGCAGGAAGAAAGTGTTACTATAAAATTTGGTCCCCCTTATAACAGGGCATTTGACGAATCGGGAAACCCCACAAAGGCGGCAACGGGTTTTGCCAGGTCTCAGGGTGTTAATGTAGAAGATCTTAAGAAAGGTGTAAAGGATGGAGTTGAGTTTATCACCGTTGAGAAGGTGGAAACAGGAAGGCCTACAAAAGATATGCTCCCCGGTCTTTTCCAGGATGCCATATCCCGTATTCCATTCCAGAAGAGGATGCGGTGGGGCAGCGAAAGCTTCGAATATGCAAGGCCCATTCAGTGGCTCCTTGCCCTGTTTGGTGAAGCCCCCATTAAGTTCATTGTTGCAGATGTGAAAAGCGGGAACGTTACATATGGACACAGGTTTCTTTCAAAGGGGCCTGTCGGGATTGGCAATCCCTCAGAATATATTGAGAAATTAAAAAATAACCATATTATTGTGAACGAACAGGAGAGGATGGACATAATCCTGAAGGGGATAGCCGGGATAGAAGAAGAAACCGGCGGGCAGGCTATAAGGGATAACAGTCTGATTAAGGAGATATTATACATTACGGAGTACCCCTACCCGTTAAGGGGCAGTTTTGAAGAGGTGTTCCTTGCCATACCAAAAGAAGTCCTTGTCAATGTTATGAAGAGCCATCAGCGGTATATTCCAATTGAGGATAAAAACGGAAATCTCATGCCGTATTTCATATTTTTTGCAAATACCATTCCTGCAGAAGACAAGAATGTTGTAAAAGGGAACGAAAAGGTGTTGAGGGCACGTCTTGCAGACGCCCGTTTTTTCTTCGAAGAAGACAAAAAGGTAAAACTTTATGATTTATACGAAAAGCTTTCTTCCATCGTTTTCCATGTAAAGCTTGGAACCCTGAAACAGAAGACGGATAGGGTAACAAAAATAGCCCGCCACCTCTCTGCTGTACTTAATTTTGAAGGCACAGCACATATAGAACGTGCAACAAGGATGATGAAGGCGGACCTCCTCACCCATATGGTAGGCGAGTTTCCTGAGCTTCAGGGTATCATGGGAAGGATATATGCAAAAAATCAGGGCGAGGACGATAATGTTGCCCGTGCCATTGAAGAACATTATTTGCCGAGCGGTGGCAATGGCGCCCTTCCGCAGTCACCGCTGGGGGCGCTGGTGAGTATCGCCGATAAGATTGATTCCCTTACTTCATTTTTCTCCGTAGGGATCACTCCAACGGGAAATCTTGACCCCTTTGCACTGAGGAGACAAGCCCTTGGTATCATAAAAATTGCCATCGACAAAAAGCTTCATATTCCCATGGAAGCATTGATAAAGATTGCATATGACAGCGGTGACGGGATTCAAAAAAGACTGTCCTTTGAAGAAACAAGAGATGCCCTCTTTGATTTTTTCATTACCCGTTTCAAATTTGCCATGATCGAAGAAAATCATAACCAGGAATTTGTGGAGAGTGTATTGCCTTGTGTCGCCCAGGACATTTATGACGGCTATGTAAGACTTATTACCCTGGAAACGCAGCAATCCATCGAGGATTTCAAAAAGCTCATGGTCGGTTTCAAGAGGGCTTATAATATTACGAAGTCCCTAACTGAAGACTTGGCTATAGATACTTCACTTCTTGAGGAAAAAGAAGAAAAAACCCTCTTCAATCTCTATGAATCAAAGAAAGAGGCATTCTTCTCCTCTATGAATGAGCGTAAATACGATCATTCACTCTCCGTCCTCGTGGGTTTCAAAGAATCTATCGACAACTATTTCGACAAGGTCTTCGTCATGGACAAGGATGAGGCCATTAAGAATAACAGACTTGCACTTCTGAAGAAGATAAAAGATATGTTTTTAACATATGGAGATTTTTCAAAAATCAGAATAGAGTGA